The following nucleotide sequence is from Candidatus Obscuribacterales bacterium.
GGGTCAGGTTTGTCTAGACTGACGCCCTCTGGCACCTGCAGCGTTTTGCCCTGCTGATTAGCCCACACTTCTAAGGCATTTAAGTTGGGCACAATCAGAGCCCCCAGGGAGCGCTGATCTTGGCCCACCAGCATAATCTGGTCAATATAAGGACTGCGCACACAGGCATCCTCAATGGGCTGGGGTTCTACGTTCTCGCCATTGGTAAGGACGATGGTGTCCTTAGCACGCCCGGTTAACACCAGATGTCCAGCGGCGGTGAGATGCCCCAAATCGCCGGTATCAAACCAGCCGTCGGCGTCGATGGCCTTGGCCGTTGCCTCGGGATTTTGATAATAGCCCGTCATAACCTGAGGGCCACGGGCTAGCACTAGGCCGCGATCGCCCACCGGCAGAGGTCGTCGGGTTTCGGGATGGACGATGCGAATTTCAGTGCCCGGAACCGGCTGCCCGGCAGATCCTCGCAGATTGTTCCAAGGGCGACGTGCCGTGAGCACTGGCGCAGTTTCGGTAAGCCCATAGCCCACAAGCACTTCCACACCAATCACTTCAAAGAAAGTATCCAAATGCTTTGCCAAAGAACCGCCGCCGCTAATCACCTGCTTAATATTGCCGCCGGTTGCGCCGCGAATTTTGCTGTAGACCAAGCGATGGCCTAGACGATGTAGAGGCCAGCGAGCGATCGCTTCTAATCCTGCCAGCATCCGTTCAAGGGCTGAGGGCTGCAGGTTCTCCAGATTCAAACCGCTGTAGGTGCGCTTAGCCGTGATGTAGCGATGGCTATTGGTGAGGAAGGTA
It contains:
- a CDS encoding AMP-binding protein, with translation GTTGHPKGVMLTHANLLHQVNTLGVVVQPKAGDRVLSILPTWHAYERSCEYFLLSQGCTQVYTSLRHVKEDLKTFQPHFMVGVPRLWESIYEGIQRQLREQPASRQKLVNTFLTNSHRYITAKRTYSGLNLENLQPSALERMLAGLEAIARWPLHRLGHRLVYSKIRGATGGNIKQVISGGGSLAKHLDTFFEVIGVEVLVGYGLTETAPVLTARRPWNNLRGSAGQPVPGTEIRIVHPETRRPLPVGDRGLVLARGPQVMTGYYQNPEATAKAIDADGWFDTGDLGHLTAAGHLVLTGRAKDTIVLTNGENVEPQPIEDACVRSPYIDQIMLVGQDQRSLGALIVPNLNALEVWANQQGKTLQVPEGVSLDKPDPQPGRSPLSMEDGMIQSLYRQELTHHVQDRPNYQANDRIGPFRLILEPFSMDNGMMTQTLKIRRPVVYDRYQSLIDNMFES